The DNA region ACCAGTTCGTTGCGTCCGTAATACACCGCGATATTGGACATAAAACGGAGACCGTAACGAAGCTTTGTAGGCATTTTCATAGAAAATTCCCCTCAAGGTGTGTGATTCTTTCGATTAAAATTATATATTAAATAGGAAAATAATGCAATATAAAATAAAATATTTACTCGTCAAGTAGGATTTGAAAAAAAAACTGTCCGCTGGCGCGGGCAGTTTTTATAGATAGCTTTTGTTTATTTATTCGTCGGCGCTTTGAACCGTTATTTTAACCATCAGCGCGGGAAGGTTCATCGCTTTCATTTTATTTGCTACCATCAAAGCAGTATCCAGAGAATCGTAGTAACCGATTCGTACCCGGTAATACAGTACGCCCTTCACCACCGAATCGCGGATAATAACATTATACCCCATCCCCTTGAGTTTGTCGTAAAGTTTCTGCGCGTTCTTCAGATCCTTAAACGCGCCGACCTGGATGAGATATTTCTCACCGTCGCCGATAGGGCCTAAATCGTTTTGCGTATTAATGTTAGCTGTGTTTTTATTCGGCGTCACTTTATCGACATTTAATTTATCGGTAGCGATCTTATAGTCCGACAGTTCGTCCGGCGATACCACTATAATCTTGTCATCAGGAACCACGTCTGTTTTACCGGTGTTTTTATTCGGCGTTACATTCTTATCCGGTTTGACCGGCTGGGTATCGACGTTCTGCACGTCTATCTCGATCTCGTCATAAATGATCGACTTCTCCTGGGTGATTGCGGTATCGTCCCATGTGTTATCCTCGGCGATCAGTATATCGGGAGTGACCTCGCCGGTAACGACAGGCCCCTTGTCCTCGATCACTTTTTCATCGGGCACGTCAATCGTAAAGTCCTCGGCAACCTTTTCCTCAGGCACATCGATAGTAATATCCTCGATATCGGAATTATCGACCTCGGGGAGATCGTCGACGGGAACATTGAGGTCGACGACATTCTTGTCGGGCACGAGCGTATTGGTTTTCTTGATTACGTTATTCGTACCGGCGGTGTTCGCGGGTTTTACGGTAATATTATTATCGGACTGTTTAATTGTGTTGTTCGGTTTAACCGTCTTGATACCCGGGTCGAACGGTTCCTCGAAGGGCTCCTCGATCACAAACTCGTTATCGTCGCTATTGACCGCGTCGGTATCGATAGGGTTCAGGCTGATATCGTTCTCGACCACTTTTTGAGAAGTCTGTATCTTCGATGTGACCGAGTTGGTGTAAACATTCGTCACGACCTTGATAATCTTATTGGTCACGAAGATCGCGTTGGTTTTCGTCAGGACTTTAGTGACAACGTTGGTGACATAATAATCGATCGAGATAACCCCGTTGGAGAGCTTCTCGGTCATAATCGGTTTCGGCGATGTCGGCGAGGCCATGGAGTTGGTATTGGTCATCGGGGCTTTTGACGTATCGTAATCGCTGAGGTTCACCCCGGCGGTATTCCCGTTACCCAGCTTAATCATGGTGACCATGACGTAGGAAGTGCCCTTCTTGATAAAGTCGAGGGATTCGGCCGCGGCGCGCGAGAGGTCGATGAGGCGTCCGTCGGCGACAGGCCCTCGGTCGTTGATCATCACGATCACCTTTTTCCCGTTCTCGAGATTCTCCACCTCGACCACCGTACCGAACGGGAGTGTTTTATGCGCGGCGGTCATCTTCACGGGGTCGTACAGATCGCCGCTGGCGGTCTTTTTCCCGGCATACTCGTCGCTATAATACGACGCTACCCCATATAGGTACTTGGGCAGCTGGGAGAAAAGATTTATGGATATTCCCATCAATAAAATCGCAATCAATCCTCTGATTTTCATCCGTATCCTCCGGCTTTTATTCTTATGGTCACTATGAAATACTAATTTTAGGAAGTGACCATTGGGCGAATGATGGTCAATAATGCCTTAAATAACTAATGAGTTCAGGGTATTCTAAAACCGCCCTTATATATGTATCGGCAGAAAAATAAAAGCGTTTAGAAATACCGACACTCGCACTTACTTGACTTTTCAATGCCTCCTATATAAAATATCATGCTCCGGTAAATAAGTAAAGCAATTCCAAATATTTTCGGGCTGTAGCGCAGTTCGGTTTAGCGCACTACCTTGGGGTGGTAGGGGCCGAGAGTTCAAATCTCTCCAGCCCGAAATTTATTTATATTTGCGTTCCTTTTTGCTGTTTTCGCACGTATTCTTCTTTGTACATGTTCCGGCGGCAGGGATTGGTAACTCCGGACTATGATATGAAACCGTACTCCGCTCGGAAGAGTCTAATAATTCAGTGTTCCCTCCAAGGAGGCGGAAATGAAAAAGCGGATCGGTTTGATGAACGGGGTATTGGTAGCGGCGGTTTTTCTGCTGGTTTCCTGCGGCGGGGCTCCCGTAAAAGAAATGGACGAGGCGAAAGCCGCGTTGGAGAAAGCCAAACAGGCTGACGCGAAGGTCTACGCGGTTCAGGAGTATAAAGAGGCCGAAGACGATTTCCTGATGGCGGTCACCTACACCAATCAGAACCAGAACGGCGACGCTAAGGATAAAGCCCTTTCGTCCAAAGTTAAAGCCGAAGCATCCTATCAGCTTTCCATTCAGAACCGCGCCAAGGTCACCTTCGATAATAATAACTCCCTCATTTCGCAGGCGAAAAGTGTTTTCGCCGATAAGATCAAATCCGCCGAATATGCCGCGGCAATCTCGAATAATATGAAGGTCGGTAAACTGATCGATCAGTCGAATTTTACCGCCGCCTACGATCAGGGCGCGCCTATCGGGAATAGCCTGAAATCGATTATCGCCGAGTGCCGGAAACTGCTGGACGGCGCGAAGGTTTCGCTCGAGAACGTCCAGTCGCGTTACGCATGGGCGGAGAAGTCCGAGATCGTCAAGAAGTACGCGATGGCCGATTTGGAACAGGCCAAGCCGCTCATCGCGGATTCCGCATCGTCGCTGTCGGCGGGCGACCCGAAATTATCGTCTGATAAGTCCTATGAGGCGGACAAAATAATTACCGCCGCGCTCGATAAGGCTAACGCCGCCTATAAAAAATCGCTCGAGAAGCCGGTTGTCAAGCCCCAGCCCGATCCAGACCAGCAGACGGACGAGGAACTCGACAAGAAGAAGGCCGAGGACGAGATGAAGAAAGCCAACGAAGCTCTCGAGAAAATAAAGAAGGATAAAGAGAAGAAAGGGAGTTTCCTCGATAACAACACCCACACATTCACGCTTTCCTACTCCGGTATTATATATCTTGGTCAGGCTATGCCCCAGATCGACTCCTCCCAGCTTATCCCGGAGACCAACAAGAATAATGGGCTCACCGCCGCCGAGAAGGAAGCGATGATGCCGAAGGAAGTCCCCGACGAGGAAGTGACGGTCGAACTGGTGGAGAAGTACTACGCGCTCGCGCAGGACGCCTACGATAAGGGCGAATATCTCGACGCGGTGGATTTCGCGCGGGAGGCGATGCGTCTCGCGGAAATTCTGTTAAATAAGCAGGAGGGCGCTACTTACACGGTCGTCCTGAACGTCAAGGATCGCGACTGCCTATGGAAGATCGCCGCGAAGATGTATGAGAATAACGCGTGGATGTGGCCGATCATCTGGAAGGCGAACACCGACCAGATCAAGGACCCCGACCTGATCTATCCCGACCAGGTATTCAAGATACCGCCGTCATTGATTAAGTAAGGAATGACAGCATTATTACATAAAAACCACCCGTTAAATAACTTGGAGATAATATGTCTTGTGAATCGGTAGATAAACTTCAAAATTTATTAGCTGATAATGTTTTTTGTTATGCAACGGATAAAAAAAAAGCCGCAGGACGTGCATTAGGAACATTCATTGAAATCATAACCTATTATTTATTAAAAAGTTGGCGATTGGAATCGTTTATCGCTATTGAAAGACCTCTTCCTGAGTATGCAAATGAAACAATTACCCATAATGTTGAATTTACATTACATGGAAATAGCTTTTTATGTTCTGGAGAATATACGCAAAATGATTTTCCAATAAGCAGTAACAGGTTAAGATCAAAGCATAATGAGATTTCTAGCGAAGCACCGAAGAAAAGCATTATGTTAGTTAGTAAAGATGGAATTATTCGAAATGCATGTACAATATACGAGAACCCTGACTCATTTGTAAATGTTTATATTAATAGTACAGATAGCACTTATGGTATCTATGAATTATTCGATCGTCCTTTTGCTATGTTTGAGTGTAAAAGAGTTGGAGTTGAAGAAGGAACAAGAAAAGGTCCTCAAACAATAGAGAAAGCGAAACAAGGTTCCTATGTGGCTAAAACTGTTTCATCATTGCAGAAAATTCGAAATAACGACGGTTCGCTTGGCGGATTAATTAATTTACCTGACGGTACGTATAACATTAAAGAATACTATACCCTACTCGATGAAGTTATTAAATCTAATGAAAAACAACTGCTGAATAATTTTATTTTAACTGTAGGAGTAGTAAGTAATCACGGAAATTGGTTTACCTCTGACACTCCGAATAAGGAATTGAGGGTTTTAGCGCAATCTTACGACTGGTTGATATTTTTAACAGATAAAGGAATTTCCGAGTTTATTACCGATTTATTAATTAAACCGGCAGAAGAATACAAAGATGTTAAGATAGCATTTAATAAGAGTTATAATGCTGAAAAAAAGCAAAACGTTTTTACAAAAGTGAACATGGACTACTCTGCCGATATTGCTTTAGATCATTACTTTTCTGAAAATTCTAAGCGAATTGAAACTTGGTTTAATGTAATTGCTCCTCGGGAAAAAAGTCTTGATTTTCTTAAAGAAGAAATATTTACTCTTACAAAAAAAGATTGGGCTGGGGTATATAAATGAGTGCGGGGAGAAGTGTTAATTCGCAATCGCAGGATTGGTGTACGCCTCCTAAGTATGTGAACGCGGTCAAAGAAATGTATAATGGGGTAATAGAATTAGACCCTTGTGGGAGTACTTATTCTATCGTGGGGGCAAAAACGGAATTTATTTTACCTTTTTTCGATGGGTTAAAAGAAGAGTGGAATTATAAAAATGTATATGTAAATCCTCCTTATGGTGCTGATAGAATTAGAGGAACAACGATTAAAGATTGGTTGAAGAAATGCGCTGAGACGAATCAAAAGTATCATTCGGAAGTTCTTGCATTGGTACCGGTAGCAACAAACACCGCGCATTGGAAACATTATGTATTTGGAAAAGCATCTTCTGTTTGTTTTCTGTACGATACCAGATTGAAATTTATTATAAATGGAAGTACAGATAATAAAGGGGCTCCTATGTCGTGTTGTATGTTGTACTGGGGTTCAAATATACAACGGTTTAAAGATATTTTTATGAAATACGGCGCGGTAGTGAATATTTCTGATTTGATTGGTGAAAAAGCAGGTTATTTTTGTACTAAGGATAATCAAAGTCTTTTTTCGGAAACTAAAGATGATTTATTTCTTGTAAAATAGATTTCACGGATTGATTAGTTCCCTCCTCTCCCCTCTATTCCGTTTCCTCTTCCACGCCGGAAAACCCGCCCCCATCACGGGCAATCTCCTGATA from Brevinematales bacterium includes:
- a CDS encoding septal ring lytic transglycosylase RlpA family protein — encoded protein: MKIRGLIAILLMGISINLFSQLPKYLYGVASYYSDEYAGKKTASGDLYDPVKMTAAHKTLPFGTVVEVENLENGKKVIVMINDRGPVADGRLIDLSRAAAESLDFIKKGTSYVMVTMIKLGNGNTAGVNLSDYDTSKAPMTNTNSMASPTSPKPIMTEKLSNGVISIDYYVTNVVTKVLTKTNAIFVTNKIIKVVTNVYTNSVTSKIQTSQKVVENDISLNPIDTDAVNSDDNEFVIEEPFEEPFDPGIKTVKPNNTIKQSDNNITVKPANTAGTNNVIKKTNTLVPDKNVVDLNVPVDDLPEVDNSDIEDITIDVPEEKVAEDFTIDVPDEKVIEDKGPVVTGEVTPDILIAEDNTWDDTAITQEKSIIYDEIEIDVQNVDTQPVKPDKNVTPNKNTGKTDVVPDDKIIVVSPDELSDYKIATDKLNVDKVTPNKNTANINTQNDLGPIGDGEKYLIQVGAFKDLKNAQKLYDKLKGMGYNVIIRDSVVKGVLYYRVRIGYYDSLDTALMVANKMKAMNLPALMVKITVQSADE
- a CDS encoding LysM peptidoglycan-binding domain-containing protein, whose product is MKKRIGLMNGVLVAAVFLLVSCGGAPVKEMDEAKAALEKAKQADAKVYAVQEYKEAEDDFLMAVTYTNQNQNGDAKDKALSSKVKAEASYQLSIQNRAKVTFDNNNSLISQAKSVFADKIKSAEYAAAISNNMKVGKLIDQSNFTAAYDQGAPIGNSLKSIIAECRKLLDGAKVSLENVQSRYAWAEKSEIVKKYAMADLEQAKPLIADSASSLSAGDPKLSSDKSYEADKIITAALDKANAAYKKSLEKPVVKPQPDPDQQTDEELDKKKAEDEMKKANEALEKIKKDKEKKGSFLDNNTHTFTLSYSGIIYLGQAMPQIDSSQLIPETNKNNGLTAAEKEAMMPKEVPDEEVTVELVEKYYALAQDAYDKGEYLDAVDFAREAMRLAEILLNKQEGATYTVVLNVKDRDCLWKIAAKMYENNAWMWPIIWKANTDQIKDPDLIYPDQVFKIPPSLIK
- a CDS encoding N-6 DNA methylase, translated to MSAGRSVNSQSQDWCTPPKYVNAVKEMYNGVIELDPCGSTYSIVGAKTEFILPFFDGLKEEWNYKNVYVNPPYGADRIRGTTIKDWLKKCAETNQKYHSEVLALVPVATNTAHWKHYVFGKASSVCFLYDTRLKFIINGSTDNKGAPMSCCMLYWGSNIQRFKDIFMKYGAVVNISDLIGEKAGYFCTKDNQSLFSETKDDLFLVK